From a region of the Roseivirga sp. 4D4 genome:
- a CDS encoding cation transporter, translating into MFKSTFIISQMDCPSEEQMIRMKLEPLSQVKHLEFDIPARKLEVFHMGDVYPIHQAIGELKLNDQLEDTVETELPTAANEDQQRTILWWVLGINFGFFVIEMTTGWISRSMGLIADSLDMLADSIVYGLSLVAVGAALSRKKRVAKISGYFQMGLALIGFSEVLRRFFSDSATPLFQWMIIVSLLALAGNMISLWLINKAKSKEAHMQASAIFTSNDIIVNGGVILAGIMVYFLESKWPDLIIGGIVFAFVLRGAVRILNLSK; encoded by the coding sequence ATATTCAAGAGCACTTTCATCATAAGTCAAATGGACTGCCCCTCGGAGGAGCAAATGATCCGCATGAAGTTAGAGCCTCTCAGCCAGGTAAAGCATCTGGAATTCGATATTCCTGCACGCAAGCTCGAAGTGTTCCATATGGGTGATGTCTATCCGATACATCAAGCGATTGGTGAACTAAAGCTTAATGACCAATTAGAAGATACTGTAGAAACAGAATTGCCGACAGCTGCAAATGAAGACCAACAACGGACAATCCTATGGTGGGTATTAGGTATCAACTTTGGGTTTTTTGTTATTGAGATGACTACCGGATGGATTTCAAGGTCTATGGGACTGATAGCTGACTCCTTGGATATGCTGGCAGATTCTATTGTTTATGGGCTGAGCCTCGTAGCAGTTGGGGCGGCTTTATCGCGCAAGAAAAGAGTAGCGAAGATTAGCGGCTACTTTCAGATGGGTTTGGCCTTGATAGGTTTTTCTGAAGTATTACGAAGGTTTTTTAGTGACAGTGCAACGCCTTTGTTTCAGTGGATGATTATCGTTTCACTTCTGGCTTTAGCTGGCAATATGATTTCACTTTGGCTCATTAATAAAGCCAAGAGTAAGGAAGCTCATATGCAGGCTAGTGCCATATTTACCTCCAATGATATCATCGTCAACGGAGGGGTGATACTTGCCGGCATAATGGTTTATTTTCTGGAAAGCAAATGGCCGGATTTGATAATAGGTGGGATCGTATTTGCTTTTGTATTGAGAGGTGCCGTAAGAATTTTGAATCTTTCAAAATAG
- a CDS encoding methyltransferase family protein has protein sequence MSFYQIFLPIATLLYLLLVFVLRSVILWKQTGVNPFVFGKSEKAHDYIGRVYKLMVLFTWVSIGCYSFFPSVYDYLQPIDYLENELLRFSGLMLLIISFIWTSIAQYQMSKSWRIGIDYNEKTKLISKGLFKYSRNPIFLGVLISYLGTFLIIPNILSFSIMLTTYVTIQTQVRLEEEYLETVQKGDYVEYKKNTRRWL, from the coding sequence ATGAGTTTTTATCAAATATTTTTACCCATTGCGACCCTACTCTACCTCCTGCTGGTTTTTGTTCTTAGGTCAGTGATTCTTTGGAAGCAGACAGGGGTAAATCCATTTGTTTTTGGAAAATCGGAAAAAGCCCATGACTATATCGGAAGGGTTTATAAACTGATGGTACTGTTCACATGGGTGTCTATCGGATGCTATTCGTTTTTTCCAAGTGTTTATGATTATTTACAACCAATCGACTATTTGGAAAATGAGCTGCTCAGGTTTTCAGGTCTTATGCTTCTGATTATTTCATTTATCTGGACAAGTATCGCACAATACCAAATGTCAAAATCATGGCGGATTGGTATTGACTACAATGAGAAGACAAAACTGATCAGCAAGGGACTGTTCAAATATTCGCGTAACCCAATATTTCTAGGGGTACTCATCTCCTATTTGGGAACATTTCTGATCATTCCGAATATTTTGAGTTTTTCAATTATGCTAACGACTTATGTGACCATACAAACTCAGGTTCGATTGGAAGAGGAATATTTAGAAACCGTACAAAAAGGCGATTATGTAGAATACAAAAAGAACACTCGAAGATGGCTTTGA
- a CDS encoding CusA/CzcA family heavy metal efflux RND transporter, giving the protein MINKIISLSIKNKFIVGLLTLALIGVGIYSMSTVNLGSVPDITNNQVQVMTVSPNLATEDIEQFVTYPVELAMGNLPGVEEIRSISRFGLSVVTIVFEDDMGTYLPRQLVQEKLNELQETIPEKFGSPTMGPISTGLGQIYEYTIQPKEGFEAKYSPTELRTIQDWIVRRQLTLLDGVVEVNSFGGYIKQYEVAINPDKLNAQNVSISQVYEALGRNNVNTGGAYIEKNKMSNFIRGEGLIRSLDDIRKIVIKTESGIPVTIGDVASKVHFGHQVRYGAFTQDGKEAVGGIIMMLKGANPNAVIQNVKARMEEVAKSLPEGLEINTIIDRSALIARTTDTVKTNLIEGALIVIFALVILLGSLRGGIITATTIPLSLLFAFILMKQFNVWANLMSLGAIDFGIIIDGAVIIIEGTVYEIQKRIRSGKLGFNQKVMDDLASEAGSTMMSSAFFGQIIILIVFAPILFLTGVEGKMFQPMAYTFGFAMIGAIVLCLTYVPMMSALLMKPVQNKKNWFGRFERSLEYVSDKLIGGINRLYLPLLKSALRFKAIVIIAALVLLVLAGFTFSRMGGEFVPQLDEGDIAMQALIRPGSSLTESKEVSIKIENILMANFPEIKTVTARIGVADIPTDPMPMDIADMYLILEKDKDKWVSAENKDELIENIKNKLDQQLVGVNLVFTQPVELRFNELLEGVREDIAVKLYGEDLEVLATKVQEMADIISTVPGAGDISPERTSGLPQMTVHYNRNKVAQYGLDIQKLNEYVSAAFAGGVAGVVFEGEKRFDLVIRFDDAHRKSIDDLKTLFIDLPDGTQIPIKEVADISYVPGPMQISRDNTYRRTYVGVNTRGRDVESVVNDIQARLDAELELPPGYYITYGGEFENLERAKSRLAIVVPIALFLIFVLLYFALGSFSQSIMIYIAIPLAAIGGVFALWLRDMPFSISAGVGFIVLFGVAVLNGLVLINRFNSLKEEGVNSIRERILTGTKERIRPIMLTATTDIFGFLPMAFSGSAGAEVQRPLATVVIGGMLSATLLTLVVLPVLYTFVERRSDKKKGLRTPNTNIILVLLVVGGLIGVPSPASAQEAKQVNTLEEAISIGLANNGSVLVAKTKIAIEKQGSKSSFNPGKTSLGFQLGQYNSFENDFSFSIGQNFEFPAVYSNQKKLAGERTKGSQQFLAVTENELKRNIRQVWYQLAYLEAKENLLLYQDSIYARFVRTATLRYETQEANYLQKVSAETGAMEIQNQLRLLTADMAIQQKQLQVLLNDSTELSFHPTGLREREFIAPLSSSSLINNPLLGLTRQEVAIANAERAVQSSKRLPDLFIGYFNQSLIGTPNVDGSVAGASDRFDGLEFGISLPLFYGAYKSKVKSAELNREMAQIRADYYYTGLQGQYSQGLQEVIKFQSSLAYYKEKAIPQADLMIKNAQKSFESGAIDYVEYFQSLNQALDIKFNYLIAINGFNQALIHLEYLIGQ; this is encoded by the coding sequence ATGATTAACAAAATCATTTCTTTATCAATAAAGAACAAATTCATTGTGGGCTTGCTTACGCTGGCTCTTATCGGAGTAGGCATCTACTCCATGTCAACTGTTAACCTGGGATCAGTCCCGGATATCACCAATAACCAGGTACAGGTGATGACCGTTTCGCCTAATCTGGCTACTGAGGATATTGAACAATTTGTAACCTATCCCGTGGAGCTTGCCATGGGAAACCTTCCTGGCGTAGAAGAAATTCGTTCTATTTCCAGGTTTGGGCTATCAGTAGTTACCATCGTTTTTGAGGATGATATGGGCACCTATCTTCCACGTCAGTTGGTACAAGAGAAGCTCAACGAGTTGCAGGAAACAATACCGGAGAAATTTGGTAGCCCAACAATGGGACCTATTTCAACTGGTCTTGGTCAGATTTATGAATATACCATTCAACCAAAAGAAGGGTTTGAGGCTAAGTACTCCCCAACAGAGCTTCGCACTATCCAGGATTGGATAGTTAGGAGGCAGCTCACTTTATTGGATGGAGTGGTTGAGGTTAATTCTTTTGGTGGTTATATCAAACAGTACGAAGTAGCCATCAATCCTGACAAACTCAACGCTCAGAACGTGAGTATATCGCAAGTTTATGAAGCTTTAGGAAGGAATAATGTCAATACCGGTGGAGCCTATATCGAAAAGAACAAGATGTCCAACTTTATACGAGGTGAAGGACTTATTCGCTCCCTGGACGATATTCGAAAAATTGTAATCAAAACTGAAAGCGGTATTCCTGTCACCATTGGGGATGTGGCTTCTAAAGTACATTTTGGCCATCAGGTAAGATATGGCGCATTTACTCAAGATGGTAAGGAAGCAGTCGGAGGCATCATTATGATGCTAAAGGGTGCTAACCCTAATGCGGTTATTCAGAACGTAAAAGCCCGTATGGAGGAAGTGGCCAAATCACTTCCTGAAGGATTAGAGATTAACACGATCATTGATAGGAGTGCGCTTATTGCCCGAACGACTGACACTGTAAAAACCAACCTGATAGAAGGGGCTTTGATTGTCATTTTTGCTTTAGTGATCTTGCTGGGAAGTCTGCGAGGCGGAATCATTACAGCCACCACTATTCCCCTTTCGTTGCTGTTCGCTTTTATCTTAATGAAGCAGTTCAATGTATGGGCAAACCTGATGAGTTTAGGAGCCATTGACTTTGGGATCATCATTGATGGAGCAGTCATAATCATAGAGGGCACTGTGTACGAAATTCAAAAAAGGATCAGGTCTGGAAAGCTTGGCTTTAATCAGAAGGTAATGGATGACTTGGCCTCTGAAGCCGGGAGCACCATGATGAGCTCCGCCTTCTTTGGTCAAATCATTATCCTCATTGTTTTTGCACCGATACTCTTTCTCACCGGAGTTGAGGGTAAAATGTTCCAGCCTATGGCCTATACCTTCGGCTTTGCTATGATCGGAGCCATTGTACTTTGCCTCACTTATGTACCCATGATGTCGGCATTGCTTATGAAACCTGTTCAGAACAAGAAAAACTGGTTTGGACGTTTCGAACGATCGCTGGAGTATGTCAGTGATAAGTTAATTGGGGGTATCAATCGCCTTTATCTTCCATTGCTGAAAAGTGCCTTAAGATTTAAAGCCATAGTAATCATAGCTGCCCTTGTGCTACTTGTCCTGGCAGGATTTACTTTTTCACGAATGGGTGGAGAATTCGTTCCTCAATTGGACGAAGGAGATATCGCCATGCAAGCGTTGATCCGGCCAGGTAGTTCGCTTACCGAATCCAAGGAGGTTTCGATTAAGATAGAGAACATCCTGATGGCAAACTTTCCTGAGATAAAAACGGTAACGGCCCGTATCGGAGTGGCTGACATTCCTACTGACCCTATGCCCATGGACATAGCGGATATGTACCTCATTTTGGAAAAGGATAAGGACAAATGGGTGTCCGCTGAGAACAAAGATGAGTTGATTGAAAACATCAAGAATAAGTTGGATCAACAACTCGTAGGCGTTAACCTGGTATTTACTCAACCTGTCGAACTGCGCTTCAATGAATTGCTGGAGGGAGTAAGAGAAGATATTGCTGTCAAGCTGTACGGTGAGGACCTGGAGGTTCTGGCTACCAAGGTACAAGAGATGGCCGATATCATTTCGACTGTACCTGGTGCTGGAGATATTAGTCCGGAACGCACTTCCGGCCTTCCTCAAATGACCGTCCATTACAATCGAAATAAAGTAGCACAGTATGGATTGGACATTCAAAAGTTGAACGAGTATGTGAGTGCTGCTTTTGCCGGTGGTGTGGCCGGGGTTGTTTTTGAGGGGGAGAAACGCTTTGATCTGGTCATCCGCTTTGATGATGCCCACCGAAAAAGTATTGATGACCTGAAAACCTTGTTTATTGACTTGCCTGATGGAACACAGATTCCCATCAAAGAAGTAGCGGATATCAGCTATGTGCCAGGTCCTATGCAGATTTCGCGTGATAACACCTACAGGAGGACTTATGTGGGGGTAAATACACGAGGCAGAGATGTAGAATCGGTTGTGAATGATATACAGGCAAGGCTGGATGCAGAGCTGGAACTTCCGCCTGGCTATTACATTACTTATGGAGGTGAGTTTGAGAACCTGGAAAGAGCCAAGAGCAGGCTGGCCATAGTGGTGCCTATTGCACTCTTTCTCATTTTCGTACTCCTTTATTTCGCCCTGGGTTCATTTTCCCAATCAATCATGATCTATATAGCCATTCCACTGGCAGCCATCGGGGGGGTATTTGCCCTTTGGTTGAGAGACATGCCCTTCAGTATTTCGGCCGGGGTTGGCTTCATAGTATTGTTTGGGGTGGCGGTACTTAACGGATTGGTATTGATTAACCGCTTCAATTCATTAAAAGAGGAAGGTGTGAACAGCATCCGAGAACGAATTTTAACAGGAACAAAAGAACGGATCAGACCCATTATGTTAACAGCAACCACAGATATTTTCGGGTTTCTACCGATGGCCTTCTCAGGTTCGGCAGGTGCCGAAGTGCAGCGGCCATTAGCTACCGTAGTGATTGGAGGAATGCTTTCGGCAACATTGCTCACGCTTGTTGTACTGCCAGTGCTTTACACCTTCGTAGAGAGGCGAAGTGACAAAAAGAAAGGGCTTCGGACTCCTAATACCAATATTATTCTTGTATTGCTCGTTGTGGGCGGACTTATTGGAGTGCCATCACCGGCCAGTGCTCAGGAAGCTAAACAGGTCAATACCCTGGAAGAGGCTATCTCCATTGGCCTGGCCAATAACGGTAGCGTTTTGGTAGCCAAAACGAAAATTGCGATAGAGAAGCAAGGATCTAAATCATCCTTCAATCCTGGAAAAACCAGCCTGGGTTTTCAGCTTGGTCAGTACAACAGCTTTGAAAATGACTTTAGTTTCAGTATTGGTCAAAATTTTGAATTTCCCGCGGTGTACTCAAATCAGAAAAAGCTCGCTGGAGAAAGAACAAAAGGAAGTCAGCAATTCCTTGCAGTGACTGAAAACGAATTGAAGCGCAATATCCGTCAGGTATGGTACCAATTGGCCTATTTGGAGGCAAAGGAAAATCTTCTTCTCTACCAGGATTCCATTTATGCCAGGTTTGTTCGTACCGCTACCTTAAGGTATGAAACTCAGGAAGCGAATTACCTGCAGAAGGTCAGCGCGGAAACGGGGGCCATGGAAATTCAAAACCAGTTGAGATTGTTAACAGCCGACATGGCCATTCAGCAAAAACAACTTCAGGTGTTGCTAAACGACAGCACCGAATTGTCCTTCCACCCCACTGGCCTGCGAGAAAGGGAGTTTATTGCTCCACTAAGTAGTTCATCACTGATAAACAATCCACTGTTAGGACTAACCAGACAAGAGGTTGCCATAGCCAATGCTGAGCGGGCGGTTCAATCTTCCAAGAGGTTGCCGGACCTGTTTATTGGTTATTTCAATCAGTCGTTGATCGGAACCCCCAATGTTGACGGAAGCGTGGCGGGAGCATCTGATAGATTCGATGGCCTGGAATTTGGCATCTCACTCCCTCTTTTTTATGGTGCTTATAAATCGAAAGTTAAATCTGCGGAGCTAAACAGAGAAATGGCGCAAATAAGAGCAGACTACTACTACACGGGTCTTCAGGGACAATACAGTCAAGGGTTGCAGGAAGTCATAAAGTTTCAAAGTAGCCTGGCCTACTATAAGGAAAAGGCGATACCTCAGGCCGATTTAATGATCAAGAACGCCCAAAAAAGCTTTGAAAGTGGGGCCATTGATTATGTGGAATACTTTCAAAGTCTGAATCAGGCACTTGATATTAAATTCAATTACCTCATCGCTATAAATGGGTTCAATCAGGCCCTCATCCACCTGGAATACCTCATCGGTCAATAG
- a CDS encoding Fur family transcriptional regulator: MDNKFKQLLTLKKLRSTALRLLILETLAAQEATTSLFYLRKVVAKSQRVSLYRTLKIFQESGLVHSINDGTRFPTYGLNYDLKDFSLYQGDHPHFHCNVCELTYCLPRLRTPDIKLPRGYKNKKTSLLLNGICPECLTETI; this comes from the coding sequence ATGGATAATAAGTTTAAACAATTATTGACGCTGAAAAAGCTGCGCTCAACGGCCTTGAGACTCTTGATACTGGAAACGCTCGCAGCTCAGGAAGCCACTACCAGTCTTTTTTACCTAAGAAAGGTGGTAGCAAAATCTCAAAGGGTTTCACTCTATCGTACGCTGAAAATTTTCCAGGAAAGTGGTTTGGTACATAGCATTAATGATGGCACAAGATTCCCTACATATGGGTTGAACTATGACCTGAAAGATTTCAGCCTTTATCAGGGTGACCATCCTCACTTTCATTGTAATGTATGTGAGCTTACTTATTGTTTACCCCGACTCAGGACTCCGGATATCAAGCTGCCGAGGGGGTATAAAAATAAGAAGACCAGCCTGTTGCTAAATGGAATTTGCCCGGAGTGTTTAACCGAAACTATATAG
- a CDS encoding heavy metal translocating P-type ATPase: MGKLKIKIPLLLPEVPDEKDQCVYKLIQKLQEKKGMEKVHVADETDNGVPQLCFHYDPEVISIHNIQKLAEQTGAEITKKFGHKLIEVEGIRHTRHARSIERNLSNKAVILEASVSASGMVRLEFDTAQTDEAEILKTLRKEGLDIPDTQVSAERFLRQASKSEPYESEEKEHDHERGEDHDHSHGGIFGKNTELIFSVICGVLLGIGFGLSYVETVPSWVSLSLYIGAYFFGGYFTAKEAIQTVAKGGFEIDFLMLVAAIGAAILGEWAEGALLLFLFSMGHALEHYAMNKARKSIAALAELAPKTALLKRNGKTKEVGIEELSIGDIIVVKPNSKISADGVVVSGTSSVNQAPITGESVPVDKAPVDDPDKDWSKEKDIKDEHRAFSGTINGNNTLEIKVIKVAKDSTLSRLVKLVNEAQTQKSPTQQLTDKFEKYFVPAVLVLVVLLHFAFLVIDETFSESFYRAMAVLVAASPCALAIATPSAVLSGVARAAKSGVLIKGGRPLEDLGVLTALAFDKTGTLTEGKPKLTEVVALGEVNEEELLKIAVAVENLSDHPLAKAVVHDGKQRLKGADIPEAKDLEAVLGKGIKATLGSDKVYVGNLELFESLDDKKPSKETEEKVKSLESDGNTTMLIRQNDNYIGIIALMDTPREEAKNTLEQLKKIGIKRMIMLTGDNQKVADAVAKEIGLTDAWGSLLPEEKVEAIQKLKEKESKVAMVGDGVNDAPAMANSTVGIAMGAAGSDVALETADIALMADKLETLPFAIGLSRKAKGIIKQNLWMSLGIVALLIPATVFGFANIGVAVLIHEGSTLVVVFNALRLLAYKK, translated from the coding sequence ATGGGTAAACTAAAAATAAAAATACCTCTGCTGCTTCCTGAAGTACCTGATGAAAAAGATCAATGCGTTTATAAACTCATCCAAAAGCTCCAGGAAAAGAAAGGCATGGAAAAAGTGCATGTGGCTGATGAAACCGACAATGGTGTACCACAGCTCTGCTTTCACTATGATCCTGAGGTGATATCAATCCACAATATCCAAAAACTGGCGGAGCAAACCGGAGCGGAAATCACCAAAAAATTTGGTCATAAACTCATAGAAGTTGAGGGGATACGGCACACTCGCCATGCCCGTAGCATAGAGCGAAACCTTAGTAACAAAGCGGTCATTCTGGAAGCCTCTGTCTCGGCTTCAGGCATGGTGCGTTTGGAATTTGATACCGCTCAGACCGATGAGGCTGAAATACTAAAAACCTTGCGAAAAGAAGGCCTGGACATTCCCGATACACAGGTTAGTGCCGAGCGATTTCTGCGGCAAGCCAGCAAATCTGAACCGTATGAGTCAGAAGAAAAAGAGCATGATCATGAGAGAGGTGAAGATCACGATCACTCACACGGGGGTATTTTCGGTAAAAATACCGAACTGATCTTTTCTGTTATTTGCGGGGTATTGCTAGGCATTGGGTTTGGGCTTTCTTATGTGGAAACGGTCCCTTCATGGGTGAGCCTGTCACTTTATATAGGTGCATATTTCTTTGGCGGATATTTCACGGCTAAAGAGGCCATTCAAACAGTCGCCAAAGGTGGTTTTGAGATAGATTTCCTAATGTTGGTAGCAGCCATCGGTGCGGCTATTCTTGGTGAATGGGCAGAAGGGGCCCTTTTGCTCTTCCTGTTCAGCATGGGCCATGCCCTGGAGCATTATGCCATGAACAAGGCCCGTAAATCTATTGCTGCTTTGGCAGAATTGGCCCCCAAAACGGCCTTGCTCAAGAGAAATGGCAAAACAAAAGAAGTAGGTATAGAGGAACTGAGCATTGGAGACATCATCGTAGTGAAGCCTAATAGCAAAATTTCTGCCGATGGGGTGGTCGTCAGCGGTACAAGTAGCGTTAACCAGGCCCCCATAACAGGGGAAAGTGTACCGGTAGATAAAGCACCGGTGGATGATCCCGATAAAGACTGGTCAAAGGAAAAAGACATCAAAGACGAGCACCGCGCTTTTTCCGGTACGATCAATGGTAACAACACACTGGAAATAAAGGTGATCAAAGTAGCGAAGGACTCTACACTCTCCCGCCTTGTGAAACTGGTCAATGAAGCCCAAACCCAGAAATCACCTACCCAGCAACTTACCGACAAATTTGAGAAATATTTTGTACCTGCTGTATTAGTACTAGTGGTGTTGCTCCATTTCGCTTTTCTGGTCATTGACGAAACTTTTAGCGAAAGCTTCTACCGCGCCATGGCCGTGCTGGTTGCTGCCAGCCCTTGCGCGCTGGCTATTGCCACTCCGAGTGCGGTGCTCAGTGGAGTAGCCAGGGCTGCCAAAAGTGGGGTGCTTATCAAAGGTGGCCGTCCACTGGAGGACTTAGGCGTACTTACCGCCCTGGCTTTTGATAAGACCGGAACACTAACGGAAGGTAAGCCTAAGTTAACCGAAGTGGTGGCCCTGGGTGAGGTGAATGAAGAGGAATTATTGAAAATAGCAGTGGCGGTAGAGAATCTCAGTGACCATCCATTGGCTAAGGCCGTAGTGCATGACGGGAAACAGCGACTGAAGGGTGCTGACATACCGGAGGCGAAAGACCTTGAGGCCGTGCTTGGGAAAGGGATCAAAGCCACACTGGGAAGTGACAAAGTTTACGTTGGCAACCTGGAGTTGTTTGAGTCGCTGGATGATAAGAAGCCATCAAAGGAAACAGAAGAAAAAGTAAAATCCTTAGAGTCTGATGGCAATACCACCATGCTCATCCGGCAGAATGACAATTACATAGGCATCATCGCCCTGATGGATACGCCAAGAGAAGAAGCGAAAAATACCTTAGAGCAACTGAAGAAGATCGGCATCAAACGCATGATTATGCTCACCGGTGACAACCAGAAAGTGGCCGATGCAGTAGCCAAAGAAATAGGCCTTACAGATGCCTGGGGCAGCCTGCTGCCGGAAGAAAAAGTAGAAGCTATTCAAAAACTTAAGGAAAAGGAATCTAAAGTAGCGATGGTGGGCGATGGCGTAAATGATGCCCCGGCCATGGCCAACAGCACAGTGGGCATTGCCATGGGTGCGGCAGGAAGTGATGTGGCCCTTGAAACAGCCGACATTGCCCTGATGGCCGATAAGCTGGAAACATTGCCCTTCGCTATTGGGCTAAGCAGGAAGGCCAAAGGCATTATCAAGCAAAACCTGTGGATGAGCCTGGGAATAGTAGCCTTATTGATTCCAGCTACGGTTTTCGGATTCGCCAATATTGGTGTTGCAGTGCTTATTCATGAAGGTTCTACGCTGGTGGTAGTATTTAATGCCTTGAGGTTGTTGGCTTATAAAAAGTGA
- a CDS encoding efflux RND transporter periplasmic adaptor subunit: MKTSEKMKNTIIYIVTLLVAMTFFTACMGEGNDATTVENQKGMNEEEKDSEEGELHLSSLKFNSLGIKLDTLSVRPLSGLVEANGQLEVPPQHEATVTAVLGANVVTIDVIEGDKVRKGQVLANLSHPNLTQLQTNYIKALSQMQYLEKEMKRQKKLYEEKVGSGKTYQQTLADYQSTKGEVEGLEVQLNQVGLNALEVRNEGVRQNVPVTSPIDGYIEKVKVQIGQFVDPQSEMFLIVNTDHIHADLMVFEKDVHKVKKGQDIFFTVESVPGAMLSAKIYSVGKQFEQNPKAVHVHAEIEEKRDFLIPGMYINGKIHTETKSVFALPEAAIIEEEGKPYIFMATSHQEDGETEWAFKAVEIRTGLIDDGWIEIKLLEPLPKGALVAWNNAYYLISEMKKSETSHEH; the protein is encoded by the coding sequence ATGAAAACATCAGAAAAAATGAAAAATACGATCATATATATAGTTACCCTTCTTGTAGCAATGACCTTTTTCACTGCCTGTATGGGCGAAGGAAATGATGCGACAACAGTCGAGAATCAAAAAGGAATGAATGAAGAGGAGAAGGACTCTGAAGAAGGGGAATTACATTTGTCTTCACTTAAGTTTAATAGTTTAGGTATCAAATTAGACACTCTTTCGGTCAGGCCTCTTTCCGGACTGGTGGAGGCTAATGGCCAGTTGGAAGTCCCCCCCCAACATGAGGCCACTGTTACAGCCGTTTTGGGTGCAAATGTTGTGACTATCGATGTGATAGAGGGGGACAAAGTTCGTAAGGGACAGGTTTTAGCAAACTTATCACATCCTAACCTGACTCAGCTTCAAACCAATTATATAAAAGCCCTTAGCCAGATGCAGTACCTGGAAAAGGAAATGAAAAGGCAAAAAAAGTTGTATGAAGAAAAAGTGGGCTCCGGCAAAACTTATCAACAAACTCTGGCAGATTATCAAAGCACCAAGGGAGAGGTAGAAGGACTTGAAGTTCAACTGAATCAAGTTGGCTTAAATGCTTTGGAAGTAAGAAATGAGGGAGTTCGTCAAAATGTACCGGTTACCAGTCCAATTGATGGATACATCGAAAAAGTCAAGGTTCAGATTGGTCAGTTTGTAGATCCTCAATCAGAAATGTTCCTGATTGTCAACACAGATCATATTCATGCAGACCTCATGGTTTTTGAGAAGGATGTTCATAAAGTCAAAAAGGGTCAGGACATCTTCTTCACAGTTGAGTCCGTACCAGGGGCCATGCTTTCAGCAAAGATTTATTCTGTTGGAAAACAGTTTGAGCAAAACCCAAAGGCTGTTCATGTTCATGCAGAAATTGAGGAGAAGCGGGACTTTCTTATTCCTGGCATGTATATCAATGGCAAGATTCATACAGAAACTAAATCAGTTTTTGCCTTGCCAGAGGCGGCTATTATAGAGGAAGAAGGTAAACCATATATTTTCATGGCCACCTCACATCAGGAAGACGGGGAAACAGAATGGGCTTTTAAAGCGGTTGAGATACGGACGGGTCTTATTGACGATGGCTGGATTGAAATCAAGCTTTTGGAACCTTTGCCAAAAGGGGCCCTTGTAGCCTGGAACAATGCTTACTACCTCATTTCAGAAATGAAGAAAAGTGAGACTTCACATGAACATTAG